A single Kryptolebias marmoratus isolate JLee-2015 linkage group LG7, ASM164957v2, whole genome shotgun sequence DNA region contains:
- the LOC108251288 gene encoding uncharacterized protein LOC108251288 isoform X2, which produces MQHNFYFPLQSPALLKKLLCSSERKIYPQQSKMKMVLLLLILPSCLCAPTFVVNVTQSSYQAEEKHSITLEWTFSTKPHSCLNINFIMVVLVTDHRLSVLYHEHDGVEVSESQDGQFAGRVQSDKDVLREGRIRLHVSRLRTEDSGLYVCEMKTDCGYGSESCRLNVSAEDFSQPQGPTVDPQPDSGGRIGFYIFLGLTAAAAAVLVVVVPIKFPFSKSVQSKSDKKSPSTSNTPENMRKQQKNRLSDKDLVDMNRAENDQMLLNHDSIQPFKAVSLYGQQPQNMGVRYNKDTTTIKESVIFQKQNTNNKKTN; this is translated from the exons ATGCAGCACAACTTTTATTTCCCTCTTCAGTCACCGGCGCTTCTGAAGAAGCTGCTTTGTTCATCTGAGAGGAAGATTTATCCACAGCAGTCTAA GATGAAGATggtcctgctgctcctcatcctcccctCATGTCTCTGTG cACCAACATTTGTAGTGAATGTGACCCAGAGCTCCTATCAGGCAGAGGAGAAGCACAGCATCACCCTGGAGTGGACCTTCAGCACCAAACCTCACAGCTGCTTAAACATCAACTTCATCATGGTTGTCTTGGTAACTGATCACAGACTCTCAGTCCTGTATCACGAACATGATGGAGTCGAGGTGTCAGAGTCTCAGGATGGACAGTTTGCAGGACGAGTCCAGAGTGACAAAGACGTCCTCAGAGAAGGACGGATCAGACTTCATGTGTCCAGACTCAGGACTGAAGACTCTGGTCTGTATGTCTGTGAAATGAAGACGGACTGTGGTTATGGCTCAGAATCATGTCGACTTAATGTTTCTG ctgaGGATTTCTCCCAACCTCAGGGACCGACGGTGGATCCACAACCAGACAGTGGAGGAAGAATCGGCTTCTACATTTTCCTGggactgacagcagcagcagcagcagttctggttgttgttgtcCCAATAAAGTTTCCATTTAGTAAATCCGTTCAGAGCAAATCAGACAAGAAGTCACCTTCAACCTCAAATACACCAGAGAACatgaggaaacaacaaaaaaaccgcTTGTCAGATAAAGATCTGGTGGACATGAATCGAGCAGAAAATGACCAAATGTTGTTGAATCATGATTCTATCCAGCCTTTTAAAGCGGTGTCACTTTATGGCCAACAACCCCAAAATATGGGAGTCAGATACAACAAGGAtacaacaacaattaaagaaTCAGttattttccaaaaacaaaacaccaacaacaaaaaaacaaattag
- the LOC108251285 gene encoding uncharacterized protein LOC108251285 isoform X1 — protein sequence MRMKMVLLLLILPSCLCAPTFVVNVTQSSYQAEEKHNITLEWTFSTKPHRSYHVLYIECKFIKNHRFSVFYQLYEGVEMFEVQGEQFAGRVQSDKDVLREGRIRLHVSRLRTEDSGLYLCDVKTDYGFGSEKCQLMVTAAATLFRAQRSTLNPQAGSREKIGFYFFLGLTAAALLVVICFIRWFFTKSTHSGPDSHPNNKHVATTKTDQCWSDQDLLDVILPQTDPTETDPTETDPTETDPTETDPFPYHDPIRPSKAVSLYGDVTVVNRRVNKSESPNNNKVEANIKDSINLPKKIN from the exons atgag GATGAAGATggtcctgctgctcctcatcctcccctCATGTCTCTGTG cACCAACATTTGTAGTGAATGTGACCCAGAGCTCCTATCAGGCAGAGGAGAAGCACAACATCACCCTGGAGTGGACCTTCAGCACCAAACCTCACAGATCCTATCATGTCCTTTATATCGAATGTAAATTTATTAAGAATCACAGATTCTCAGTCTTTTATCAGTTATATGAAGGTGTTGAGATGTTTGAGGTTCAAGGTGAACAGTTTGCAGGACGAGTCCAGAGTGACAAAGACGTCCTCAGAGAAGGACGGATCAGACTTCATGTGTCCAGACTCAGGACTGAAGACTCTGGTCTGTATCTGTGTGATGTAAAGACAGATTACGGCTTCGGCTCTGAAAAATGCCAACTCATGGTCACTG CAGCCGCTACACTTTTCCGAGCTCAGAGATCAACGTTGAACCCACAAGCAGGCAGTCGAGAAAAAATCGGCTTCTACTTCTTCCTAGGACTGACAGCCGCAGCACTTCTGGTGGTTATCTGCTTCATACGATGGTTTTTTACTAAATCCACTCACAGCGGACCAGACTCACATCCAAATAATAAACATGTTGCtacaacaaaaactgaccaGTGTTGGTCAGATCAAGATCTATTGGATGTGATTTTACCACAAACTGATCCAACAGAAACTGATCCAACAGAAACTGATCCAACAGAAACTGATCCAACAGAAACTGATCCATTTCCTTATCATGATCCCATCCGGCCTTCTAAAGCGGTGTCACTTTATGGTGATGTTACCGTTGTAAACCGGCGCGTCAACAAGTCAGAATccccaaacaacaacaaagttgaAGCAAATATTAAAGACTCAATTAACTTACCAAAGAAGATAAATTAG
- the LOC108251285 gene encoding uncharacterized protein LOC108251285 isoform X2: MRMKMVLLLLILPSCLCAPTFVVNVTQSSYQAEEKHNITLEWTFSTKPHRSYHVLYIECKFIKNHRFSVFYQLYEGVEMFEVQGEQFAGRVQSDKDVLREGRIRLHVSRLRTEDSGLYLCDVKTDYGFGSEKCQLMVTAATLFRAQRSTLNPQAGSREKIGFYFFLGLTAAALLVVICFIRWFFTKSTHSGPDSHPNNKHVATTKTDQCWSDQDLLDVILPQTDPTETDPTETDPTETDPTETDPFPYHDPIRPSKAVSLYGDVTVVNRRVNKSESPNNNKVEANIKDSINLPKKIN, translated from the exons atgag GATGAAGATggtcctgctgctcctcatcctcccctCATGTCTCTGTG cACCAACATTTGTAGTGAATGTGACCCAGAGCTCCTATCAGGCAGAGGAGAAGCACAACATCACCCTGGAGTGGACCTTCAGCACCAAACCTCACAGATCCTATCATGTCCTTTATATCGAATGTAAATTTATTAAGAATCACAGATTCTCAGTCTTTTATCAGTTATATGAAGGTGTTGAGATGTTTGAGGTTCAAGGTGAACAGTTTGCAGGACGAGTCCAGAGTGACAAAGACGTCCTCAGAGAAGGACGGATCAGACTTCATGTGTCCAGACTCAGGACTGAAGACTCTGGTCTGTATCTGTGTGATGTAAAGACAGATTACGGCTTCGGCTCTGAAAAATGCCAACTCATGGTCACTG CCGCTACACTTTTCCGAGCTCAGAGATCAACGTTGAACCCACAAGCAGGCAGTCGAGAAAAAATCGGCTTCTACTTCTTCCTAGGACTGACAGCCGCAGCACTTCTGGTGGTTATCTGCTTCATACGATGGTTTTTTACTAAATCCACTCACAGCGGACCAGACTCACATCCAAATAATAAACATGTTGCtacaacaaaaactgaccaGTGTTGGTCAGATCAAGATCTATTGGATGTGATTTTACCACAAACTGATCCAACAGAAACTGATCCAACAGAAACTGATCCAACAGAAACTGATCCAACAGAAACTGATCCATTTCCTTATCATGATCCCATCCGGCCTTCTAAAGCGGTGTCACTTTATGGTGATGTTACCGTTGTAAACCGGCGCGTCAACAAGTCAGAATccccaaacaacaacaaagttgaAGCAAATATTAAAGACTCAATTAACTTACCAAAGAAGATAAATTAG
- the LOC108251288 gene encoding uncharacterized protein LOC108251288 isoform X1 encodes MQHNFYFPLQSPALLKKLLCSSERKIYPQQSKMKMVLLLLILPSCLCAPTFVVNVTQSSYQAEEKHSITLEWTFSTKPHSCLNINFIMVVLVTDHRLSVLYHEHDGVEVSESQDGQFAGRVQSDKDVLREGRIRLHVSRLRTEDSGLYVCEMKTDCGYGSESCRLNVSAAEDFSQPQGPTVDPQPDSGGRIGFYIFLGLTAAAAAVLVVVVPIKFPFSKSVQSKSDKKSPSTSNTPENMRKQQKNRLSDKDLVDMNRAENDQMLLNHDSIQPFKAVSLYGQQPQNMGVRYNKDTTTIKESVIFQKQNTNNKKTN; translated from the exons ATGCAGCACAACTTTTATTTCCCTCTTCAGTCACCGGCGCTTCTGAAGAAGCTGCTTTGTTCATCTGAGAGGAAGATTTATCCACAGCAGTCTAA GATGAAGATggtcctgctgctcctcatcctcccctCATGTCTCTGTG cACCAACATTTGTAGTGAATGTGACCCAGAGCTCCTATCAGGCAGAGGAGAAGCACAGCATCACCCTGGAGTGGACCTTCAGCACCAAACCTCACAGCTGCTTAAACATCAACTTCATCATGGTTGTCTTGGTAACTGATCACAGACTCTCAGTCCTGTATCACGAACATGATGGAGTCGAGGTGTCAGAGTCTCAGGATGGACAGTTTGCAGGACGAGTCCAGAGTGACAAAGACGTCCTCAGAGAAGGACGGATCAGACTTCATGTGTCCAGACTCAGGACTGAAGACTCTGGTCTGTATGTCTGTGAAATGAAGACGGACTGTGGTTATGGCTCAGAATCATGTCGACTTAATGTTTCTG cagctgaGGATTTCTCCCAACCTCAGGGACCGACGGTGGATCCACAACCAGACAGTGGAGGAAGAATCGGCTTCTACATTTTCCTGggactgacagcagcagcagcagcagttctggttgttgttgtcCCAATAAAGTTTCCATTTAGTAAATCCGTTCAGAGCAAATCAGACAAGAAGTCACCTTCAACCTCAAATACACCAGAGAACatgaggaaacaacaaaaaaaccgcTTGTCAGATAAAGATCTGGTGGACATGAATCGAGCAGAAAATGACCAAATGTTGTTGAATCATGATTCTATCCAGCCTTTTAAAGCGGTGTCACTTTATGGCCAACAACCCCAAAATATGGGAGTCAGATACAACAAGGAtacaacaacaattaaagaaTCAGttattttccaaaaacaaaacaccaacaacaaaaaaacaaattag